The Hevea brasiliensis isolate MT/VB/25A 57/8 chromosome 1, ASM3005281v1, whole genome shotgun sequence genome has a window encoding:
- the LOC110663266 gene encoding indole-3-acetic acid-induced protein ARG7-like — translation MSKSNKIRHIVRIQQMLKRWRRKARLAASHAPSDVPSGHVAVIVGDSSKRFIVRATYLNHPIFKKLLVRAEEEYGFKNIGPLTIPCDESVFEEILRVVSRSDSAISSLFWNLDEVQRCCHVGIRNKLEFLGESLPLLHG, via the coding sequence ATGTCTAAATCCAACAAAATCCGTCACATTGTTAGAATCCAGCAAATGCTAAAGCGCTGGCGCAGGAAGGCGAGGCTGGCGGCATCACACGCACCGTCCGATGTCCCTTCTGGACACGTTGCAGTCATCGTAGGGGATAGTAGCAAGAGGTTCATCGTGCGGGCGACGTACCTGAACCACCCCATCTTCAAGAAGCTCCTGGTACGAGCTGAAGAAGAGTACGGTTTCAAAAACATCGGACCGCTAACCATCCCATGTGACGAGTCAGTGTTTGAGGAGATTCTCCGAGTCGTCTCCCGATCCGACTCGGCCATCTCTTCCCTCTTCTGGAATCTCGACGAAGTTCAGAGATGCTGCCACGTCGGGATCAGGAATAAGCTGGAGTTTTTGGGTGAATCACTGCCGCTGCTCCATGGTTAA
- the LOC110663265 gene encoding indole-3-acetic acid-induced protein ARG7-like, which yields MSKPNKIRHIVRIQQMLKRWRRKARLAASHAPSDVPSGHVAVIVGDSSKRFTMGATYLNHPIFKKLLVRAEEEYGFKNIGPLTIPCDESVFEEMLRVVSRSDSTISSRFWNLDEVQRCCHVGIRNTLEFLGESLPLLHG from the coding sequence ATGTCTAAACCCAACAAAATCCGTCACATTGTTAGAATCCAGCAAATGCTAAAGCGCTGGCGCAGGAAGGCGAGGCTGGCGGCATCACACGCACCGTCCGATGTCCCTTCTGGACACGTGGCAGTCATCGTAGGGGATAGTAGCAAGAGGTTCACCATGGGGGCGACGTACCTGAACCACCCCATCTTCAAGAAGCTCCTCGTACGAGCTGAAGAAGAGTACGGTTTCAAAAACATCGGACCGCTAACCATCCCATGTGACGAGTCAGTGTTTGAGGAGATGCTCCGAGTCGTCTCCCGATCCGACTCGACCATCTCTTCCCGCTTCTGGAATCTCGACGAAGTTCAGAGATGCTGCCACGTCGGGATCAGGAATACGCTGGAGTTTTTGGGTGAATCACTGCCGCTGCTTCATGGTTAA